One segment of Tautonia rosea DNA contains the following:
- a CDS encoding PP2C family protein-serine/threonine phosphatase — MLRTQALFDVNTGTWQQRLDLVVTMMREMSQQSDPEAMVRSYGQWMNQVLPTDARISLSRRGLEFPKFRITRYSGWTDAINPWQQRDRLPELRGGLFAELIYGEQPKIINDLQVDADDPAAPYVEGMRSLMALPNFDQGEGLNWVIALRAEPDSFDLESLPERVWMSNLFGRATANLVLKQELERAYKVVDRELKRVAEIQRSLLPKVLPTIPNMSVAAHYQTSQWAGGDYYDFFELPGGKWGLLVADVSGHGTPAAVMMAITHAVAHGHPGNPEPPSLLLEHVNERLCQLYTADGSAFVTAFYGIFDPERRSLTYVNAGHNPPRIKRCADGSIGGLDTVGGLPLGIFPGVKYEQAEAQLVPGDQLVLYTDGITDATNPDGQAFGLDRLDSALVTCRQDADALIASVLRALDRFTGGHPAFDDQTMLVAKVL; from the coding sequence ATGCTCCGCACCCAAGCCTTGTTCGACGTCAATACGGGCACCTGGCAGCAACGGCTCGACCTCGTCGTGACCATGATGCGAGAAATGAGCCAGCAGAGCGACCCCGAGGCAATGGTTCGCTCGTACGGGCAGTGGATGAATCAGGTCCTGCCGACCGATGCCCGGATCAGCCTGAGCCGTCGGGGCCTCGAGTTTCCGAAGTTCCGCATCACCCGCTATTCCGGCTGGACCGACGCGATTAATCCTTGGCAACAACGCGACCGGTTGCCCGAGCTGCGCGGCGGACTGTTTGCGGAGTTGATCTACGGCGAACAACCCAAAATCATCAATGATTTGCAGGTCGATGCGGACGACCCGGCGGCGCCTTACGTTGAGGGGATGCGGTCGCTGATGGCGCTGCCGAACTTCGATCAGGGGGAGGGGCTGAACTGGGTGATCGCCCTGCGAGCCGAGCCCGATTCCTTCGATTTGGAGAGCCTGCCCGAGCGAGTCTGGATGAGCAACCTGTTTGGTCGGGCGACGGCGAACCTGGTGCTCAAGCAAGAACTGGAGCGGGCCTACAAGGTCGTCGATCGCGAGCTGAAGCGGGTGGCCGAGATTCAGCGGTCGCTGTTGCCGAAGGTCTTGCCGACGATCCCGAACATGAGCGTGGCGGCGCACTACCAGACCTCGCAATGGGCCGGCGGCGACTATTACGACTTCTTTGAGCTGCCCGGCGGCAAGTGGGGCTTGTTGGTGGCCGACGTGAGCGGGCACGGGACTCCGGCGGCGGTGATGATGGCCATTACCCACGCCGTCGCGCACGGACACCCGGGGAATCCCGAGCCGCCGTCGCTCTTGCTCGAACATGTCAACGAGCGACTCTGTCAGCTTTACACGGCCGATGGATCGGCGTTCGTGACCGCTTTTTACGGCATCTTCGACCCCGAACGCCGCTCGTTAACGTATGTCAACGCCGGCCATAATCCGCCGCGCATCAAGCGCTGCGCGGATGGGTCGATTGGTGGCCTGGATACCGTCGGGGGGCTTCCGCTCGGGATTTTTCCGGGCGTCAAATATGAGCAAGCCGAGGCGCAGCTCGTGCCGGGTGATCAACTGGTGCTGTACACCGATGGGATCACCGACGCGACGAACCCGGACGGGCAAGCGTTTGGCCTCGACCGGCTCGACTCGGCGCTGGTCACCTGCCGACAGGATGCCGATGCCCTGATCGCCTCGGTCCTCCGCGCTCTCGATCGCTTCACCGGAGGGCATCCGGCCTTCGACGATCAGACGATGTTGGTGGCCAAGGTGCTTTGA
- the rpsU gene encoding 30S ribosomal protein S21 has product MVKLRVRAGESIQDAVRRFRKLCERSGLRKEMRRKAYYEKPSERRRREQLKRLRKARQASRV; this is encoded by the coding sequence GTGGTGAAGTTACGGGTCCGTGCCGGCGAATCGATCCAGGATGCGGTCCGCCGCTTCCGGAAGCTCTGCGAGCGCAGCGGCCTTCGAAAAGAAATGCGACGTAAGGCTTACTACGAAAAGCCCAGCGAGCGCCGTCGCCGCGAGCAGCTCAAGCGCCTCCGCAAGGCCCGTCAGGCTTCCCGCGTCTGA
- a CDS encoding aldo/keto reductase, which translates to MSASEPHRPHPLDRRSFLQTGAVSAAALAVAGSASANAVAAAPTPRAADELPKRKLGKTGEELTILNAGTWRSPGLDRLLRLAYSSGIRVVDTAKSYGSEPGIGRWLQQMPEVRKNIFLVTKDGVNDPNDLLRTVDQRLADLKTDYIDLYFVHGLGSNKVDWPKSEAFKKAAEALRKSGKVKYVGFSTHDATRAQQIMNAAEGGFVDAIMLQFTPWLDKDDPLNKALDACYQKGIGLISMKQVAGNFGAYKADEDPLAEAQKRVPMLKEKGFSPYQGLLQAIWSDERITTTCVSMRNTDQIRENVAAALDFGTTGPLKLSDIHQLRDACRGHGMTLCADCDGRCSRAAGTQAPLGDLTRYLTYLEHHGYKSEARRLYAELSDAQRSWQGADLEAARRACPNGLNFSKLLPRVDDLLA; encoded by the coding sequence ATGTCGGCATCCGAACCGCATCGCCCTCACCCGCTCGACCGTCGCTCCTTCCTGCAGACCGGCGCGGTTTCCGCTGCGGCACTCGCCGTGGCCGGATCGGCCTCGGCCAACGCCGTCGCTGCCGCTCCGACCCCTCGCGCCGCCGATGAACTGCCGAAGCGGAAGCTCGGCAAGACCGGCGAGGAGCTGACGATCCTCAACGCGGGCACCTGGCGCTCTCCTGGCCTCGATCGCCTGCTCCGCCTGGCCTATTCCAGCGGCATCCGGGTGGTCGATACTGCCAAGTCGTACGGTTCGGAGCCCGGAATCGGCCGATGGCTTCAGCAGATGCCCGAGGTCCGCAAGAATATCTTCCTCGTGACCAAGGACGGCGTGAACGACCCGAACGACCTGCTCCGCACGGTCGATCAACGTTTGGCCGACCTGAAGACCGACTATATCGACCTCTACTTCGTCCACGGCCTGGGCTCGAACAAGGTCGATTGGCCCAAGAGCGAGGCATTTAAAAAGGCCGCCGAGGCGCTTCGCAAGTCCGGCAAGGTCAAGTACGTCGGCTTCTCGACCCACGACGCGACCCGAGCCCAGCAGATCATGAACGCCGCCGAGGGCGGCTTTGTCGACGCCATCATGCTCCAGTTCACCCCCTGGCTCGACAAGGACGATCCCCTCAACAAGGCGCTCGATGCCTGCTATCAAAAGGGGATCGGCCTGATCTCCATGAAGCAGGTCGCCGGCAACTTCGGCGCGTACAAGGCCGACGAAGACCCGCTGGCCGAAGCCCAGAAGCGCGTCCCGATGCTCAAGGAAAAAGGGTTTAGCCCCTACCAGGGGTTGCTCCAGGCCATCTGGTCCGACGAACGCATCACCACCACCTGCGTCTCGATGCGTAACACCGACCAGATCCGCGAGAACGTCGCCGCCGCGCTCGACTTCGGCACGACCGGCCCCTTGAAGCTCTCGGACATTCACCAGCTTCGCGACGCCTGCCGAGGCCACGGCATGACCCTCTGTGCCGACTGCGACGGCCGTTGCAGCCGAGCCGCCGGCACCCAGGCCCCGCTCGGCGATCTGACCCGCTACCTCACCTATCTTGAGCACCACGGCTACAAGTCCGAAGCCCGACGCCTCTACGCCGAGCTTTCCGACGCCCAGCGCTCCTGGCAAGGGGCCGACCTTGAGGCAGCCCGCCGCGCCTGCCCGAACGGCCTGAACTTCTCGAAGCTCCTGCCCCGGGTCGACGACCTGCTCGCCTGA
- the csrA gene encoding carbon storage regulator CsrA, producing MLVLSRKLNEKIVIDGGIVVTVVKIDRNQVRLGIEAPGDVSVYREELLSGHRQYREIDVPIGAGAATDA from the coding sequence ATGCTGGTCCTGAGCCGCAAGCTGAACGAAAAGATCGTCATCGACGGCGGAATCGTGGTCACCGTGGTCAAGATCGACCGCAATCAGGTTCGCCTCGGCATCGAAGCCCCCGGCGACGTCTCGGTCTACCGCGAAGAGTTGCTCAGCGGACACCGCCAGTACCGCGAGATCGACGTTCCCATCGGTGCCGGCGCCGCAACCGACGCCTGA
- a CDS encoding FG-GAP-like repeat-containing protein, protein MRGHWWITGPALLLVVGGLSWFGVRAWGPDLLDGRFRGNRPLGSPTRPEAEPSWDAILKASQDQQWPQVERLLRDWIDRRDDDGRARLMLAQLLVSSNREGEAARTLAAVPQADPAFAEARSFLGEMALAASDTARAELAFRQAAESDPKAVSPRGRLIYLLSLQLRTAEARETLWEIFEATGEPGVLIDLVLEATKAEIDVRGIGPEIEQFLRQSPNDPFLRRAHGLALLWKGELTEALPHLEAAAEALVDDPLGRFSLAECRTQLGLPVTLPDDLGPIPESPADAARWWLFLGRLQEADAPEAAADHYREALAANPLSAEAHHRLSQVLARLGEDPEAADLAQRAEEIRDRWADLRRQFDRRRINGLRDSAEEMEQLGDLCRQAGLIAEARAWYDEALRREPDRASTRSSIAQLAELSDAPPIPLSRPRPIALAASGSASVSPPASTDRPSTAELPASSEDIRPRFVDIAASSGISYQYDYGPKPDIYLADTMGGGVALIDFDRDGWLDIYFVNSCVAPYDPDTPPRPNRLYRNNGDGTFSDVTEAAGVGGIGYGMGATVADFDNNGFDDLFLTGLDRTLLYRNNGDGTFSDVTEAAGVFSNRWTTAAGFADLDGDGDLDLMVVAYVEHDPAKIDSCRDANGRLLHCSPGLYPPYADLLFRNNGDGTFSDVSEAAGIASHRGPGLGLAIADLDGDDRLDLYVANDAAPDHLFRNLGNLQFEEMGVASGLAFDGSGHATASMGVVADDLDGDGLIDIFHTNFLNEANTLHRNLGGGQFLDVTMSAGLAAPSLATTGFGAVPLDVANNGRLDLFLANGHVDDQPWVNAPMAQPPQLFLSVQPGRFALASSEQFPYLDRRVVGRGLAAGDLNNDGRVDLVVVHRDTPAAILLNQTEGGHRVGLRLIGSEASGRTPVGARVLLEANGLRQVRWMTTGTSYLSSSDSRLWFGLGSAASIDRLDIHWPSGAQQTLTELPADQIYEIREAEDPRSQPLLPKGFQTMNVETSPP, encoded by the coding sequence ATGCGAGGACATTGGTGGATCACCGGCCCGGCCCTCCTTCTGGTTGTGGGCGGCCTGTCCTGGTTCGGAGTCCGAGCCTGGGGGCCAGACCTCCTCGACGGCCGATTCCGAGGCAATCGCCCCCTCGGCTCCCCGACCCGCCCCGAGGCTGAACCCTCGTGGGACGCGATCCTCAAGGCCTCCCAGGACCAGCAATGGCCCCAGGTCGAACGCCTCCTCCGCGACTGGATCGACCGCCGAGACGACGACGGCCGGGCCCGCCTGATGCTCGCCCAGCTCCTCGTCTCCTCAAATCGAGAAGGCGAAGCTGCCCGCACCCTCGCCGCCGTCCCCCAGGCCGACCCGGCCTTCGCCGAGGCCCGCTCCTTCCTCGGCGAGATGGCCCTGGCCGCCTCCGACACCGCCCGCGCCGAACTCGCCTTTCGCCAGGCTGCCGAGTCAGACCCGAAGGCCGTCTCCCCCCGAGGCCGCCTGATTTACCTGCTCAGCCTTCAGCTTCGCACCGCCGAGGCCCGCGAAACGCTCTGGGAGATTTTCGAAGCCACCGGCGAGCCGGGCGTTCTGATCGACCTGGTCCTCGAAGCCACCAAGGCCGAGATCGACGTCCGGGGCATCGGGCCGGAAATCGAGCAGTTCCTCCGCCAATCGCCCAACGACCCCTTCCTCCGCCGCGCCCACGGCCTCGCCCTGCTCTGGAAAGGAGAGCTGACCGAAGCCCTCCCGCATCTTGAGGCCGCCGCCGAAGCCCTGGTCGACGACCCCCTCGGCCGCTTCTCGCTCGCCGAGTGCCGCACCCAACTCGGCCTGCCGGTCACCCTTCCCGACGACCTCGGCCCGATTCCCGAGTCCCCCGCCGACGCGGCCCGCTGGTGGCTTTTCCTCGGCCGGCTCCAGGAGGCCGACGCTCCCGAGGCCGCCGCCGACCACTATCGCGAGGCGCTGGCCGCCAACCCCCTGTCGGCCGAAGCCCACCACCGGCTCTCCCAGGTCCTCGCGCGACTGGGAGAGGATCCCGAGGCCGCCGACCTGGCCCAGCGCGCCGAGGAGATCCGCGACCGCTGGGCCGACCTCCGCCGTCAGTTCGACCGTCGCCGGATCAACGGCCTCCGCGACTCCGCCGAGGAAATGGAGCAGCTCGGCGATCTCTGCCGGCAGGCTGGTCTGATCGCCGAGGCCCGCGCCTGGTACGACGAAGCCCTCCGCCGCGAACCCGATCGCGCCTCCACCCGCTCCTCGATCGCTCAGCTCGCCGAGCTTTCCGACGCCCCGCCCATTCCGCTCTCCCGGCCCCGGCCGATTGCCCTGGCGGCCTCGGGCTCTGCCTCGGTCTCGCCTCCCGCCTCCACCGACCGCCCCTCGACGGCCGAATTGCCCGCCTCGTCCGAAGACATTCGTCCCCGGTTTGTGGACATTGCGGCCTCCAGCGGCATCTCCTACCAGTACGACTACGGTCCGAAACCCGACATCTACCTGGCCGACACGATGGGAGGCGGCGTCGCCCTGATCGACTTCGACCGCGATGGCTGGCTCGACATCTACTTCGTCAACAGTTGCGTCGCACCCTACGACCCCGACACCCCCCCGCGGCCCAACCGCCTCTACCGGAACAACGGCGACGGCACCTTCTCCGACGTGACCGAGGCCGCCGGAGTCGGCGGGATCGGCTACGGGATGGGAGCCACCGTCGCGGATTTCGACAACAACGGCTTCGATGACCTCTTCCTCACCGGCCTCGATCGGACCCTCCTCTACCGGAACAACGGCGACGGCACCTTCTCCGACGTGACCGAGGCCGCCGGAGTCTTCTCCAACCGCTGGACCACGGCCGCCGGATTCGCCGACCTCGACGGCGACGGCGACCTCGACCTGATGGTCGTCGCCTACGTCGAACACGACCCGGCGAAGATCGACTCTTGCCGAGATGCCAACGGCCGACTCCTGCATTGCTCTCCCGGCCTCTACCCCCCCTATGCCGACCTGCTGTTTCGGAACAACGGCGACGGCACCTTCTCCGACGTCTCCGAAGCGGCCGGCATCGCCTCGCACCGGGGGCCCGGCCTCGGCCTGGCCATCGCCGACCTCGACGGCGACGATCGGCTCGACCTCTACGTGGCCAACGACGCCGCTCCAGACCATCTCTTCCGTAACCTCGGCAACCTGCAATTCGAGGAAATGGGCGTGGCCTCGGGCCTGGCCTTCGACGGCTCCGGCCACGCCACGGCCAGCATGGGAGTCGTGGCCGATGACCTCGACGGCGACGGCCTGATCGACATCTTTCACACCAACTTCCTCAACGAGGCCAACACCCTGCATCGCAACCTCGGCGGCGGGCAGTTCCTCGACGTCACCATGTCAGCCGGTCTGGCCGCGCCCAGTTTGGCGACCACCGGCTTCGGCGCGGTCCCCCTCGACGTGGCCAACAATGGCCGGCTCGATCTGTTCCTCGCCAACGGCCACGTCGATGATCAGCCCTGGGTCAACGCGCCGATGGCCCAACCTCCGCAACTGTTCCTCAGTGTTCAGCCTGGTCGATTCGCGTTGGCATCGTCGGAACAGTTTCCTTACCTTGACCGTCGGGTCGTCGGCCGAGGGCTGGCCGCCGGCGACCTGAATAACGACGGCCGCGTCGATCTGGTCGTTGTCCACCGCGACACCCCCGCCGCCATCCTGCTCAATCAGACCGAAGGCGGCCACCGTGTCGGCCTTCGCCTGATCGGCTCCGAGGCGTCGGGACGAACCCCTGTTGGTGCCCGCGTTCTTCTCGAAGCCAACGGCCTCCGTCAGGTCCGCTGGATGACCACCGGAACCAGCTACCTCTCCTCCAGCGATTCACGACTCTGGTTCGGGCTCGGGTCGGCTGCGTCCATCGATCGACTCGACATCCATTGGCCTTCCGGTGCCCAGCAAACCCTGACCGAGTTGCCGGCCGATCAGATTTATGAGATTCGAGAAGCCGAGGACCCGCGATCGCAACCACTGCTTCCCAAAGGCTTTCAGACGATGAACGTCGAAACCTCCCCTCCATGA